A single genomic interval of Flavobacteriales bacterium harbors:
- a CDS encoding PUR family DNA/RNA-binding protein, translating to MDGKDTNRREDIFSKPVKAGKRTYFFDVKATRGDDFYVTITESKRRIDENGKFHYDKHKLFLYKEDFEKFAEGLNEAIAFIKGEKGEDYGTEEHMDDADHYETKVTPSLTSNTQGYSSDISFDDLGDDDK from the coding sequence ATGGACGGAAAGGACACGAACAGGCGAGAGGACATCTTCTCTAAACCCGTAAAGGCGGGAAAAAGAACTTACTTTTTTGATGTGAAGGCCACTCGCGGAGACGACTTTTACGTGACCATTACCGAAAGCAAACGTAGGATTGATGAGAACGGGAAGTTCCACTACGACAAGCACAAACTGTTCCTATACAAAGAAGATTTCGAGAAGTTTGCCGAAGGCCTGAATGAGGCCATCGCTTTTATTAAAGGCGAAAAAGGCGAAGACTACGGCACCGAAGAACACATGGATGATGCCGACCACTACGAAACCAAAGTAACGCCAAGCCTTACATCCAACACGCAAGGTTACTCTTCAGACATCAGTTTTGATGATCTGGGAGATGACGACAAATAA
- a CDS encoding T9SS type A sorting domain-containing protein, producing MMMILKKAISSFILTTLWFAGFGQEMLMDLTGNRALKDYDAYLRSEQTNARALGDTLDLPFFDDFSEPFSRLRTNADLWPNPDRWIGNTVYINNHMAVNPISQGVATFDGLDERGRAYGFGTSLPTLSDSLTSKPLNLATAADTVYLSFYYQAQGLGNAPEAEDLLVLEFKDTADAWTQVWDAQGYTLENYKFKRAMLPILDQEYLYNGFQFRFKNYASRAGSVDHWHIDYVELDGGRTAADTVRKDVSQLCQTSFLPELDLNRTATFSLLKEFSSMPWEHYKMDSVGFIGDTAFIALRNNDTTDIPTTFSLQMLDYTGALKYDVFTRTATVFANRICDNVITGSCNIGTSSNLLNNFDTLITSFPTDDEWKPDSTFYELRFTLEVADDHPENNVRVEKQEFYNYYAYDDGTAEAAYGLGELENIGMVAVKYNIKKEDTLQAIQIYLNPVQFDLSNQPVLLAVWVGSEQPGQLIWTSPESINLQYTDQFNYFYHYPLDTTLIVNENIWIGWIQQPATNLKFSVGFDKRTDVSSKVYYNLGTNWSQSSIPGAIMIRPSFGKPYDDWVGVKETSEQLYVKAYPNPTSGTLFLEESKSGQFSNAQISMFDLSGRVVFSQKGYARQLELGHLKTGTYILRVDAADGVFAQRIIIQE from the coding sequence ATGATGATGATTTTGAAGAAGGCGATCAGTAGTTTCATTCTTACCACCCTTTGGTTTGCGGGATTTGGTCAAGAGATGCTTATGGATCTGACAGGAAATCGTGCATTGAAAGATTATGATGCCTACTTGCGTTCGGAGCAGACAAACGCACGTGCTCTGGGCGATACGCTTGACCTGCCTTTTTTCGATGATTTTTCGGAGCCGTTCTCTCGATTGAGAACCAATGCTGACCTGTGGCCTAACCCTGATAGGTGGATAGGCAACACGGTTTACATCAACAATCACATGGCTGTTAATCCAATTTCTCAAGGAGTGGCCACGTTTGATGGATTGGATGAGCGCGGCAGGGCTTATGGTTTCGGTACTTCTTTGCCAACACTTTCAGATAGTCTCACGTCAAAACCGCTCAATCTTGCCACTGCTGCAGATACGGTTTATCTCAGTTTCTACTACCAAGCGCAGGGACTTGGAAATGCTCCAGAAGCTGAAGACCTTCTTGTGCTGGAGTTCAAAGACACGGCCGATGCTTGGACACAGGTTTGGGATGCGCAGGGCTACACGCTAGAGAATTATAAGTTCAAGCGGGCAATGCTGCCAATACTTGATCAAGAATACTTGTACAACGGGTTTCAATTCCGATTCAAAAACTATGCTTCGCGTGCTGGAAGTGTAGACCATTGGCACATCGATTATGTGGAACTGGATGGAGGAAGAACGGCTGCTGATACGGTCAGAAAAGATGTGTCTCAGCTATGCCAGACATCTTTTCTTCCTGAATTGGACCTAAACAGAACCGCGACCTTTTCACTGTTGAAGGAGTTCAGTTCTATGCCATGGGAGCATTATAAAATGGATTCTGTCGGATTTATCGGAGACACAGCGTTCATCGCTCTGCGGAATAACGATACCACAGATATACCCACTACCTTCTCTCTTCAAATGCTTGATTATACGGGGGCGCTGAAGTATGATGTGTTCACTAGAACTGCTACTGTTTTTGCCAATCGGATCTGCGATAATGTGATTACAGGATCATGTAATATTGGGACATCCAGTAATCTTTTAAACAATTTTGATACTTTGATTACAAGTTTTCCTACTGATGATGAATGGAAGCCGGATTCAACATTTTATGAACTAAGATTTACCTTGGAAGTAGCTGATGATCATCCAGAGAATAATGTACGTGTAGAAAAACAGGAATTCTACAACTACTACGCATACGATGATGGAACGGCCGAAGCTGCCTATGGATTGGGTGAGTTGGAGAATATTGGAATGGTAGCGGTCAAGTACAATATCAAGAAAGAGGATACACTACAGGCTATTCAGATATATCTTAATCCAGTTCAGTTCGATTTATCCAATCAACCAGTACTACTTGCTGTTTGGGTTGGAAGTGAACAGCCAGGACAGTTGATCTGGACATCACCCGAATCCATCAATCTACAATATACCGATCAGTTCAATTATTTCTACCATTATCCGCTTGATACGACCCTTATCGTTAATGAGAACATTTGGATAGGTTGGATTCAGCAGCCCGCCACCAATCTCAAATTCTCTGTTGGGTTTGATAAACGGACGGATGTATCAAGCAAGGTCTACTACAACTTGGGAACAAATTGGAGCCAAAGCTCTATTCCAGGTGCCATCATGATAAGACCTTCGTTCGGAAAACCATATGACGACTGGGTGGGTGTAAAAGAAACGTCTGAACAATTGTACGTGAAGGCATATCCGAACCCGACAAGCGGTACGCTTTTTCTGGAAGAATCAAAGTCAGGACAATTTTCCAATGCACAGATTTCGATGTTTGACCTATCCGGAAGGGTGGTTTTTTCTCAGAAAGGATATGCTCGTCAATTAGAGCTTGGGCATCTTAAAACGGGTACGTACATCCTGCGAGTGGATGCTGCCGATGGCGTTTTTGCGCAACGGATAATCATACAAGAATGA
- a CDS encoding DUF1573 domain-containing protein — MKKVAFVFALVTALYACGDKAKTAEEGSLDTEVVNNPATAEEGDVTVDPSQAPVFTFEKEVHDFGKIVQGEKVAYSFKFKNTGKGDLIITSANGSCGCTIPSYPDAPIAPGAEGVIDVVFNSDGKSGQQNKKVTIVANTIPNTKVLAINGMVEVPVAE; from the coding sequence ATGAAAAAAGTAGCATTCGTATTCGCATTGGTAACAGCTCTTTATGCTTGCGGAGACAAAGCAAAAACAGCTGAAGAAGGAAGCTTGGACACCGAAGTGGTGAACAACCCTGCAACTGCCGAAGAAGGAGACGTTACGGTAGATCCGTCACAGGCACCGGTTTTCACATTCGAGAAGGAAGTGCACGATTTTGGAAAAATTGTTCAAGGAGAAAAAGTGGCCTATTCTTTCAAGTTCAAAAACACAGGAAAAGGCGACCTTATCATCACTTCTGCCAATGGAAGCTGTGGTTGCACCATTCCGTCATATCCAGATGCGCCAATCGCTCCAGGAGCTGAAGGTGTTATAGATGTGGTTTTCAACAGCGATGGTAAATCAGGTCAGCAAAACAAAAAGGTAACGATTGTTGCCAATACAATCCCAAACACAAAGGTTCTAGCCATCAATGGAATGGTAGAAGTTCCTGTGGCAGAATAA
- a CDS encoding ABC transporter ATP-binding protein/permease — MRSLAHLNKYFWRYKTRFFLGMIFVTISNVYAVVPPKVVRITFDLLQEMSLIAPQFKGSPFSSIAGESFIGIWFFFGAVIVITAILKGIFMFLMRQTIVIMSRLIEYDLKNEIYNHYQQLSLSFFKRNNTGDLMARITEDVSQVRMYLGPAVLYAVNLIVLFALVIYNMIKVSPTLTAYVLIPLPILSFTIYHVSRMINIRSVKVQKQLSAMSTFVQEGFSGIRVLKAYAKEEQWAQTFDAETEKYKDTSLELVRINALFFPTMLILIGLSTILTVYVGGKQAMAGDITTGNIAEFIIYINMLTWPVAAIGWITSIVQRAAASQMRINEFLNTDPKITSKLDTPSVINGNITFDHVRFIYPDSGTLALDDVSFEVKQGESLAILGRTGSGKSTIASLIARTYDTTEGQVLMDGRPINELNLSSVRSSIGYVPQDVFLFSDSIANNIAFGVDLDELGIESVHRAATQSDIYSNIIEFPQGFDTRVGERGITLSGGQKQRISIARAIIRDPQILIFDDCLSAVDTETEEKILSHLKDLMQGKTTVIVSHRVSSVKHADQIIVLDKGKIIERGSHQQLLQKQGAYFSLYQKQLLEDDQRKSA; from the coding sequence ATGCGGTCGCTTGCACATTTGAATAAGTATTTCTGGCGCTACAAAACGCGGTTCTTCCTCGGGATGATCTTCGTTACCATCAGCAACGTCTATGCGGTCGTTCCTCCCAAGGTTGTGCGCATCACGTTTGATCTTCTACAGGAGATGAGCCTTATTGCCCCGCAGTTCAAGGGCTCGCCTTTTTCCAGTATTGCCGGAGAATCATTCATCGGTATCTGGTTCTTTTTTGGTGCTGTTATCGTGATCACTGCCATCCTGAAAGGGATTTTCATGTTTCTGATGCGGCAGACCATCGTGATCATGAGCCGCCTGATAGAGTACGATCTGAAAAACGAGATCTACAACCACTACCAGCAGCTTTCGCTCTCGTTCTTTAAACGCAACAATACGGGCGATCTGATGGCCCGCATTACCGAAGATGTAAGTCAGGTGCGTATGTATCTGGGGCCTGCGGTGCTTTATGCCGTCAACCTTATCGTCTTGTTTGCGCTGGTCATTTATAATATGATAAAGGTGAGCCCAACGCTTACTGCCTATGTGCTTATTCCGCTGCCTATTCTTTCGTTCACCATTTACCATGTGAGCCGAATGATCAACATCCGTAGCGTGAAAGTGCAAAAGCAGCTGAGTGCCATGAGCACATTTGTGCAGGAAGGTTTTTCGGGAATCCGTGTATTGAAGGCCTATGCCAAAGAAGAGCAATGGGCGCAGACATTCGATGCCGAAACAGAGAAATACAAAGACACATCGCTAGAACTGGTGCGCATCAATGCCCTGTTCTTTCCAACCATGCTTATCCTTATCGGACTAAGCACCATTCTAACGGTTTATGTGGGTGGAAAACAGGCAATGGCCGGAGACATCACCACAGGGAACATTGCCGAATTCATCATTTACATCAACATGCTGACTTGGCCCGTGGCCGCCATTGGCTGGATAACGAGCATTGTTCAGCGCGCTGCTGCTTCGCAAATGCGTATCAACGAATTTCTGAATACCGATCCAAAGATCACCAGCAAACTCGACACTCCTTCTGTCATTAACGGCAACATCACCTTCGACCATGTCAGATTCATTTATCCCGATAGCGGTACGCTAGCCTTGGATGATGTGAGTTTTGAAGTGAAACAGGGAGAAAGCCTTGCCATTTTGGGAAGGACCGGCAGCGGAAAATCTACCATCGCATCGCTTATTGCCCGAACCTACGACACCACAGAAGGTCAGGTATTGATGGATGGAAGACCCATCAACGAACTCAACCTTTCGTCTGTTCGTTCTAGCATCGGGTATGTTCCTCAAGATGTATTCCTGTTTTCGGATTCCATTGCCAACAACATTGCTTTTGGGGTAGATCTGGATGAACTAGGCATAGAATCCGTGCATCGCGCAGCAACACAATCAGACATTTACAGCAACATCATCGAATTTCCGCAGGGCTTCGATACACGTGTTGGCGAACGGGGTATCACCCTTTCGGGCGGGCAGAAACAGCGCATTTCCATTGCGCGCGCCATCATCCGCGATCCGCAGATCCTCATTTTTGACGATTGCCTTTCTGCCGTTGATACCGAAACCGAAGAGAAGATACTCTCGCACCTCAAAGACCTGATGCAAGGCAAAACCACGGTCATCGTCAGCCATCGCGTTTCGTCTGTAAAACATGCCGATCAGATCATTGTACTCGATAAGGGAAAGATCATCGAACGTGGCAGCCACCAACAGTTGCTACAAAAGCAAGGAGCTTATTTCTCGCTGTATCAAAAACAGCTGCTAGAAGACGATCAACGGAAGTCCGCTTAA
- the nusB gene encoding transcription antitermination factor NusB: MQALFAFQGSDAELAVGEKLLNQSLLRIYDLYVYQLSLLVEVHSFAERQIEEGKTKRMPTESDLNPNLRFVENRVLVQLENNPQLQKNISARKIYWGDQIELIRRIFTAFKESEEYQAFMNGDEPTYKEQRRLVYKLYEDFLLPNEHLLSLFEDKSILWMNDFEQVSDMVLRTLSDFKKDVDFGGVLPSIYKDEEEDRKFAIDLFRKTATHSNEYQNMVEEKLVNWDLDRIASTDILLMKMAVSEFLNISSVPTKVTMNEYLEIAKEYSTPKSHVFINGILDKILTDLKDNGKIKKIGKGLIGG; this comes from the coding sequence ATGCAGGCATTGTTTGCCTTTCAGGGTTCGGATGCTGAGTTGGCCGTGGGCGAGAAATTGCTCAATCAGAGCCTGCTGCGCATTTACGACCTGTATGTTTATCAGCTTTCGTTGCTGGTAGAGGTACATTCATTTGCCGAAAGGCAGATAGAAGAGGGCAAAACCAAGCGGATGCCTACCGAAAGCGACCTCAATCCGAATCTTCGTTTCGTTGAAAACCGTGTGCTGGTTCAGCTAGAGAACAATCCGCAGCTACAAAAGAACATTTCTGCCCGCAAGATCTATTGGGGCGATCAAATTGAGCTCATCCGAAGAATATTCACCGCTTTCAAAGAATCGGAAGAATATCAGGCATTCATGAATGGTGATGAGCCGACCTACAAGGAACAACGCAGGTTGGTCTACAAGCTTTACGAAGATTTCCTATTGCCGAATGAGCACCTTCTATCCCTTTTTGAAGATAAGAGCATTCTGTGGATGAACGATTTTGAACAGGTGAGCGATATGGTGCTTCGCACACTGTCCGATTTTAAAAAGGATGTTGACTTTGGCGGTGTGTTGCCTTCCATCTATAAGGATGAGGAGGAAGACAGAAAATTCGCCATCGACCTTTTCAGAAAAACCGCCACACACAGCAATGAGTACCAGAATATGGTGGAAGAGAAGTTGGTGAATTGGGATCTTGACCGAATTGCATCAACCGATATTCTACTGATGAAAATGGCCGTAAGCGAGTTTCTCAATATCAGTTCTGTACCTACAAAGGTTACCATGAACGAGTATTTGGAGATAGCCAAAGAATACAGCACACCTAAGAGCCATGTGTTCATCAATGGTATTCTGGATAAGATTCTGACCGACCTGAAGGACAACGGAAAGATCAAGAAGATCGGAAAAGGACTTATTGGTGGATAG
- a CDS encoding PASTA domain-containing protein, which translates to MGFIQFIFTKKFLVNVGIAVLVAVFAAVGLFFWLDSYTEHGVTVEVPDFTGVPVAQIAAFADTTDIEFEVVDSLYSSDLPRGAVADQEPKPGYRVKRGRKVYLTVNAVMPRQVVMPDVHNLSLRQAKAVLESVGLQLGNLEYRPDIAKNAVLDQKIGGRSVQKGKNVFVNTVVDLVLGDGLSNTRVPVPYLLYYRLEEAVERLNAFSLNLGTFRVDTPFTDTSLVRVYRQIPEFREGELLPMGSSVILYFTGDTASIKYDTALYSKALPPLDSLLLNVKPNDDDFEEGDQ; encoded by the coding sequence ATGGGTTTTATCCAGTTCATTTTTACGAAAAAATTCCTGGTCAACGTTGGCATAGCAGTGCTGGTAGCAGTATTTGCAGCAGTTGGCCTTTTCTTTTGGTTGGATTCGTACACCGAACACGGAGTGACCGTTGAAGTGCCTGATTTTACCGGTGTTCCTGTAGCGCAGATAGCTGCTTTTGCCGATACGACTGACATTGAATTTGAGGTGGTGGATTCACTTTATTCCTCAGATCTTCCTCGCGGAGCGGTTGCCGACCAAGAGCCGAAGCCGGGATATCGAGTAAAAAGAGGCAGAAAAGTTTACCTGACGGTGAATGCGGTTATGCCGCGCCAAGTTGTGATGCCTGATGTTCACAATCTTAGTTTGAGACAGGCAAAGGCAGTGTTGGAAAGCGTTGGTCTTCAGCTCGGTAATTTGGAATACAGACCAGACATTGCCAAAAATGCTGTGCTAGATCAGAAGATCGGTGGTAGATCGGTGCAAAAGGGAAAGAACGTATTTGTGAATACCGTGGTAGATCTGGTGCTTGGAGACGGCCTCAGCAACACACGTGTGCCTGTTCCATATCTGCTTTATTATCGGTTGGAAGAAGCGGTTGAACGCTTGAATGCGTTTTCGCTCAATTTGGGAACTTTCAGGGTGGATACGCCATTTACGGATACTTCGCTTGTCCGCGTTTACCGACAGATTCCTGAATTCAGGGAAGGCGAACTTCTTCCAATGGGAAGTAGTGTTATCCTTTATTTCACCGGAGATACAGCCTCTATCAAGTACGATACGGCACTCTACTCCAAGGCGCTTCCACCACTGGATTCGCTGCTTTTGAACGTAAAGCCAAATGATGATGATTTTGAAGAAGGCGATCAGTAG
- a CDS encoding RluA family pseudouridine synthase, protein MSVESDLYEEENEQEDLYEHHRFVADKGQEPLRIDKFLMDRVANATRNKIQIAGHAGNVHVNGVAVKPNYRVKPKDEVTIVLAYPPRDKTIHPENIPLDILYEDEDVVVINKQPDLVVHPGHGNYTGTLVNGLMHHFKNLPDMGKKEEPRPGLVHRLDKGTSGVMVIAKNELTMSGLAKQFFDRTTDRLYNALVWGDFDEDEGTITGNIGRSVKNRLQMDVFPDGSQGKHAVTHYKVLERFGYVTLVQCKLETGRTHQIRVHMKYAGHTLFNDERYGGDRALKGTTFTKYTQFIQNCFEIAPRAVLHARSLGFTQPMTKERLNFETDLPEDMQLLLEKWRGYVSSRKD, encoded by the coding sequence ATGAGTGTTGAATCGGACCTCTACGAAGAGGAAAACGAACAAGAAGACCTTTACGAACATCATCGCTTTGTGGCCGATAAAGGCCAAGAGCCCTTGCGCATAGATAAGTTTCTGATGGACCGTGTGGCCAACGCTACGCGCAATAAGATCCAAATTGCTGGTCATGCTGGAAACGTGCATGTGAATGGCGTGGCTGTAAAGCCGAATTACCGGGTGAAGCCCAAGGATGAGGTGACCATTGTGCTGGCATATCCTCCACGCGATAAGACCATTCATCCCGAAAACATCCCCTTGGATATTCTGTATGAGGATGAAGATGTGGTGGTGATAAACAAGCAGCCCGACCTTGTGGTACATCCCGGCCACGGCAATTATACGGGAACGTTGGTCAACGGATTGATGCACCATTTCAAGAATTTGCCGGATATGGGCAAGAAGGAAGAACCTCGCCCCGGGCTGGTGCATCGCTTGGATAAAGGAACATCGGGAGTAATGGTGATTGCCAAGAACGAACTGACGATGTCGGGTCTTGCAAAGCAGTTTTTTGACCGTACTACCGATAGGTTATACAACGCACTGGTATGGGGAGATTTTGATGAGGATGAAGGAACCATTACCGGAAATATCGGTCGATCGGTAAAAAATCGCTTACAGATGGATGTGTTCCCTGATGGAAGTCAAGGAAAGCATGCCGTTACACACTATAAGGTGCTAGAGCGTTTTGGCTACGTAACGCTGGTGCAATGCAAACTGGAAACGGGTCGCACGCATCAGATACGGGTGCATATGAAATATGCCGGACATACGCTGTTCAATGATGAACGCTATGGCGGAGATAGAGCGCTGAAAGGCACCACGTTTACCAAATACACCCAGTTCATTCAGAATTGTTTTGAGATTGCTCCGCGTGCTGTATTGCATGCGCGTTCGCTCGGGTTTACACAGCCAATGACCAAAGAGCGACTCAACTTTGAGACCGACCTGCCCGAAGACATGCAACTGCTGCTCGAAAAATGGCGCGGCTATGTAAGTAGCAGGAAAGATTGA
- the yajC gene encoding preprotein translocase subunit YajC produces MQELLGEGGSTILMFGLMFVVFYLFMIRPQMKKAKEEKNFRAELKKGDKIVTIGGIHGKIAEVKETTLLIEVGEGIKLKIEKTAVSKDNSVGLQQNN; encoded by the coding sequence ATGCAAGAATTACTAGGCGAGGGTGGCTCAACCATCCTCATGTTCGGACTTATGTTCGTGGTGTTTTACCTGTTCATGATCCGTCCGCAAATGAAAAAGGCCAAGGAAGAGAAGAACTTCCGTGCAGAGCTTAAGAAAGGAGATAAGATCGTGACGATCGGTGGAATTCATGGCAAGATCGCTGAAGTGAAAGAAACCACGCTTCTCATTGAAGTTGGCGAAGGAATCAAGTTGAAAATTGAGAAAACAGCCGTTTCTAAAGACAACTCGGTAGGTCTTCAACAGAACAATTGA
- the rdgB gene encoding RdgB/HAM1 family non-canonical purine NTP pyrophosphatase, whose amino-acid sequence MEIVFASNNAHKLEEVRSKLPKEFTVLLLKDVLGEVDIPETGETLDANASIKSRYVFERTGKNCFSDDTGLEISALNGEPGVYSARYAGEGCSFQDNMDKVLAKMKGAEDRSACFRTVISLILNGEEHFFEGRVDGEILTEEHGEKGFGYDPIFRPNGFNESFAEMTLAQKNDISHRGLAVQKLVDFLASR is encoded by the coding sequence ATGGAAATCGTTTTTGCAAGCAATAATGCACACAAGTTGGAGGAGGTCCGGTCCAAGTTGCCGAAGGAATTCACCGTACTATTATTAAAGGATGTTTTAGGAGAAGTTGACATTCCTGAAACAGGCGAAACCTTGGATGCGAACGCCAGCATTAAATCGCGCTACGTGTTTGAACGAACAGGGAAAAACTGCTTTTCGGACGACACAGGTTTGGAGATTTCGGCCTTGAACGGTGAGCCTGGCGTTTATTCAGCACGATACGCTGGCGAAGGCTGTTCTTTTCAGGATAATATGGATAAAGTGCTTGCGAAGATGAAAGGGGCAGAAGACCGGTCGGCCTGTTTCAGAACCGTTATCAGTCTTATTTTAAATGGGGAAGAACACTTCTTTGAAGGTCGCGTGGATGGCGAAATTCTGACAGAAGAACATGGCGAAAAAGGCTTCGGCTACGACCCGATCTTTCGTCCGAATGGTTTCAATGAATCCTTTGCAGAAATGACCTTGGCGCAGAAGAATGACATCAGTCACCGAGGACTTGCAGTGCAGAAACTGGTTGATTTTCTAGCTTCCCGCTAA
- a CDS encoding T9SS type A sorting domain-containing protein yields MRSWLIILALLPLFVQGQNLVPNPSFEEHTECPDGPGKIAFAYPWENVLGSCDYFNECGTNGYRASANIVGGGGARTGQANGHFLLWSINNQQTEILGIELITEMEAGVRYRVEFYLSMTDSIWYASKNFGAYFSAVQPPNDIDNIQSCQPQVRYEGAFITNKEGWTRVSGTFVAQGGERFLSIGNLDKYEDTETLFVPGGGVYRPQQPVYWSSSAYFIDDVSVVPDSTTSIQEAAVAEKGMAFELWPNPAKEFVQFRISDSSTRSSVGMTVQVLDALGRSVAAFPLQKGVSAGRGISGEVDVSTLPTGIYFLQLTDEEGKHAVSKFVKE; encoded by the coding sequence ATGAGATCATGGCTCATCATACTGGCTCTGCTGCCTCTGTTTGTTCAGGGGCAGAACCTTGTGCCGAACCCATCTTTTGAGGAACACACCGAATGTCCTGATGGCCCTGGAAAAATAGCCTTTGCGTATCCATGGGAAAATGTACTGGGGAGTTGTGATTATTTCAATGAATGCGGAACAAATGGGTATAGGGCATCTGCGAACATAGTAGGGGGTGGGGGTGCAAGAACAGGACAGGCAAATGGTCATTTCCTTCTGTGGTCGATAAATAATCAGCAAACAGAAATATTAGGAATCGAGTTAATCACTGAAATGGAAGCGGGAGTGCGGTATAGAGTGGAGTTTTATTTGAGCATGACCGATAGTATTTGGTACGCCTCTAAGAACTTTGGTGCGTATTTCTCCGCAGTTCAACCTCCGAACGATATAGACAACATACAGAGCTGTCAGCCGCAGGTACGGTACGAGGGAGCCTTCATTACGAACAAAGAAGGATGGACGCGTGTGTCGGGCACCTTTGTGGCGCAGGGCGGGGAACGATTTCTGAGCATCGGCAACTTAGATAAATACGAGGATACCGAGACCCTGTTTGTTCCAGGTGGCGGGGTGTACCGTCCACAGCAACCAGTTTACTGGAGCAGCTCCGCCTACTTCATAGACGATGTGTCTGTTGTGCCGGATAGCACCACCAGCATTCAGGAGGCGGCTGTTGCAGAAAAAGGGATGGCATTTGAGCTTTGGCCCAACCCCGCAAAGGAGTTCGTACAGTTCAGGATATCAGATTCCTCCACTCGTTCCTCGGTCGGAATGACGGTGCAGGTATTGGATGCCCTTGGGCGTTCGGTGGCCGCGTTCCCCCTTCAAAAGGGGGTGTCCGCAGGACGGGGGATTTCAGGAGAAGTAGACGTAAGCACCCTGCCAACAGGCATCTATTTCCTTCAACTTACAGACGAGGAAGGAAAACACGCGGTAAGCAAGTTTGTGAAGGAATAA
- a CDS encoding D-alanine--D-alanine ligase yields the protein MKKTVAIVFGGYSSEWVISEMSAKVVHKHLDSLKYNLYLVRIAKDGWTVNLDDGSTAVVDRNDFSFVKNGNKHTFDVVFNAIHGTPGEDGKLQGYWDMLGIPYTSPGVLASSLTFSKSYCNGFLRQFDDVNIAASVMVRKGENVDAKAILDKVGLPCFVKPNNLGSSFGITKLKEADKFGEALFTALENDEEAVIEQFINGIEVASGVYSHNGEVIALPLTEIVSKNEYFDYQAKYEGASEEITPARIPDSVRELIQETTRRIFKRLKLKGMSRIDYIVQDGVPYLIEVNTIPGLSEASLLPQQVVYSGKSLQEFFGLLVEDALAGS from the coding sequence ATGAAAAAGACCGTTGCTATCGTTTTTGGCGGATATTCATCAGAATGGGTGATTTCTGAAATGAGCGCCAAGGTTGTTCACAAACACCTCGATTCCCTCAAGTACAATTTATATCTGGTCCGAATTGCCAAAGATGGCTGGACCGTCAATTTAGATGATGGTTCAACGGCTGTTGTTGACCGAAATGATTTTTCGTTTGTTAAGAATGGAAACAAACACACATTCGATGTGGTTTTCAACGCCATTCACGGAACGCCAGGCGAAGACGGAAAGCTTCAAGGCTATTGGGACATGCTCGGAATTCCGTACACATCGCCCGGAGTTCTAGCCTCTTCGCTCACGTTCAGTAAGAGCTATTGCAATGGTTTTCTTCGCCAATTTGATGATGTGAATATTGCCGCTTCGGTGATGGTTAGAAAAGGAGAGAATGTGGATGCAAAAGCCATCCTCGACAAGGTTGGATTGCCATGTTTCGTTAAGCCGAACAACTTGGGTTCAAGCTTCGGGATTACCAAACTGAAGGAAGCCGACAAATTCGGTGAAGCACTGTTCACAGCCTTGGAGAATGATGAAGAAGCCGTGATCGAGCAATTCATCAACGGAATTGAAGTTGCTAGCGGAGTTTACAGCCACAATGGCGAAGTGATTGCCCTTCCGCTGACCGAGATTGTTTCCAAGAATGAATACTTCGATTATCAAGCGAAGTACGAAGGCGCCAGCGAGGAAATTACACCAGCACGGATTCCAGATTCGGTTCGTGAGCTGATTCAGGAAACCACTCGTAGAATTTTCAAACGCCTGAAACTGAAAGGCATGTCGCGCATCGATTACATTGTTCAAGATGGCGTTCCATACCTGATAGAAGTGAACACGATTCCCGGACTATCCGAAGCAAGCCTGTTACCACAGCAAGTGGTTTATTCTGGAAAGAGCCTACAGGAATTCTTTGGTCTATTGGTGGAAGATGCCTTAGCGGGAAGCTAG